From Flavobacteriales bacterium, the proteins below share one genomic window:
- a CDS encoding glycosyltransferase family 2 protein, whose product MEQPLVSILASSYNHKPFLEDFITSVYSQDYPNIELIMLDDGSTDDSPKKLIELSQKHGFFAECRENGGFPNALNYLRTKAHGKYIVIIAPDDILTPKRISKQVHFLEQNPDYAITCGYMKEIDEKGNEGKLVEQHFESGKVFEKLLRSQLYILAPTVMIRKTALDHVGAYDESLRVEDFDMWLRMAQHYPLGYQKELFAYYRIHSGNAHGNYHNSFSQKEQVLNKYKDLPIYSEIIGDFYRQAYLFLSGLKAYQDLAKYYGKKAKKHGVFHPNYLKASIKKYFKPKQ is encoded by the coding sequence ATGGAACAACCACTGGTAAGTATTTTAGCTTCGTCATACAATCACAAGCCCTTTTTAGAAGATTTTATAACAAGCGTTTACAGTCAAGACTACCCCAATATAGAACTCATCATGCTAGATGATGGCTCTACTGATGATTCTCCAAAAAAACTGATAGAACTTTCTCAAAAGCATGGATTTTTTGCAGAATGTAGAGAAAATGGTGGTTTTCCAAATGCCTTAAACTATTTAAGAACCAAAGCCCATGGGAAATATATTGTCATAATTGCCCCTGATGATATCTTGACTCCAAAACGCATAAGTAAACAAGTTCATTTCTTAGAACAAAACCCTGATTATGCCATCACCTGTGGGTATATGAAAGAAATAGACGAAAAAGGCAATGAAGGAAAATTGGTGGAGCAGCATTTTGAATCTGGGAAGGTTTTTGAAAAACTACTTCGTTCTCAACTCTATATATTAGCTCCCACAGTGATGATTAGAAAAACGGCACTAGATCATGTAGGTGCTTATGATGAAAGTCTCCGTGTAGAAGATTTTGATATGTGGTTGCGTATGGCTCAGCATTATCCTTTGGGTTATCAAAAAGAACTCTTTGCTTATTATAGAATTCATTCTGGGAATGCACATGGAAATTATCATAATAGCTTTTCACAAAAGGAACAGGTACTCAACAAATACAAAGACTTACCTATTTATTCCGAAATTATTGGAGATTTTTATCGTCAAGCTTATTTATTTTTGAGTGGTTTAAAGGCGTATCAAGATTTGGCAAAATACTATGGCAAGAAGGCAAAAAAGCATGGAGTTTTCCACCCTAATTACCTCAAGGCAAGTATCAAAAAATATTTTAAACCTAAACAATAA
- a CDS encoding TIGR00366 family protein produces the protein MPFSQKIEKAFRTFLPSPFSIAVILTFLVFVLAVFFGNTPSDESATIFVVKAWKNGLFQAGFMRFLVQMMLMLVLGHVIALSPPVSKFIDKGLNMIKTGGQAIVWMAIVSILVGLFNWGLGLIVSAILARKMGEYASQKKIALHYPLLVATAYVSLMVWHGGISGSAPAKAAENGHLSSLMTGILSSDQLQELPQTVSYGQTIFSGMNLLTMALLLLIIPLSVYLLHKKIPKKIPQLRADISDIESSQKHYGAEKLDHFYWIPKIIGFLFILPWIYHSFWQNEEFLASIHPDSINLLLFGLAIFSHKSINQFIRTTQTAIQGGTGILIQFPLYFGIMGMMKDSGLVHLMSDFFVSISSTESFPIFTFISAGLVNIFVPSGGGQWGVQGPIIIQAAQSLDISYAKSIMALAYGDQITNMLQPFWALPLLGICKLKASDILPYTLFLFLIGSVIFLSVLWIF, from the coding sequence ATGCCTTTTAGCCAAAAAATAGAAAAAGCTTTTAGAACCTTCTTACCGTCTCCCTTTTCTATCGCTGTCATATTAACTTTCTTGGTGTTTGTATTGGCGGTGTTTTTTGGGAATACTCCAAGCGATGAGTCCGCTACAATATTCGTGGTAAAAGCATGGAAGAATGGTTTATTTCAAGCTGGTTTTATGCGTTTTTTGGTACAAATGATGCTCATGCTCGTCCTTGGGCATGTAATTGCTTTAAGTCCTCCTGTTTCTAAATTTATAGACAAAGGACTTAACATGATAAAAACAGGAGGTCAAGCTATTGTGTGGATGGCTATTGTTTCCATTTTAGTAGGCTTATTTAATTGGGGATTAGGACTTATTGTTTCAGCTATTTTGGCGAGAAAAATGGGAGAATATGCCTCTCAAAAGAAAATTGCCCTACACTACCCTTTATTGGTCGCTACGGCTTATGTAAGTTTGATGGTTTGGCACGGAGGAATCTCGGGATCTGCACCTGCAAAAGCCGCAGAAAACGGCCATCTATCAAGTTTGATGACTGGAATTTTGAGTTCTGACCAATTACAGGAATTGCCACAAACAGTTTCTTATGGTCAAACCATTTTTTCGGGAATGAATTTGCTCACCATGGCTTTACTACTGCTTATAATTCCACTTTCGGTTTATCTACTTCACAAAAAAATCCCAAAAAAAATCCCTCAGCTTAGGGCGGATATTTCGGATATAGAATCAAGCCAAAAACACTACGGTGCCGAAAAATTGGATCATTTTTATTGGATTCCAAAAATCATAGGATTCCTCTTTATTCTCCCTTGGATCTATCATAGTTTTTGGCAAAATGAAGAATTTTTGGCAAGTATTCATCCCGATTCTATTAATCTACTTTTGTTTGGTTTGGCTATTTTCTCGCATAAAAGCATTAATCAGTTTATCCGTACCACTCAAACAGCTATTCAAGGAGGAACGGGAATTCTTATTCAGTTTCCACTCTATTTCGGGATCATGGGTATGATGAAAGACTCGGGCTTAGTTCATTTAATGTCCGATTTTTTTGTGAGTATCTCTAGCACCGAATCCTTTCCTATTTTCACATTTATAAGTGCCGGTTTAGTCAATATCTTTGTGCCATCGGGTGGTGGCCAATGGGGCGTACAAGGGCCTATCATTATTCAAGCCGCACAAAGTTTAGATATTTCTTATGCAAAATCCATTATGGCACTGGCTTATGGCGACCAAATCACTAATATGCTTCAACCTTTTTGGGCATTGCCACTACTGGGAATTTGTAAACTGAAAGCATCAGATATTTTACCATATACTTTATTTCTTTTTCTTATCGGAAGTGTGATATTTTTAAGTGTTTTATGGATTTTTTGA
- the lysM gene encoding peptidoglycan-binding protein LysM: protein MGLFSFIKEAGAKLFGSNKKEEKAVEVVDTCNEDAANKLKETVVALGLEVEAFDACIDGDVVTLTGMAKNQETKEKVILVAGNNEGIATVDDQMEVEIQEPEAQFHTVERGDTLSKIAKTYYGNAMKYPAIFEANKPMLKSPDLIYPGQVLRIPELS, encoded by the coding sequence ATGGGATTATTTTCATTTATTAAGGAAGCTGGAGCCAAGCTTTTTGGATCAAACAAAAAAGAAGAAAAAGCAGTAGAGGTTGTAGATACTTGTAACGAAGACGCTGCAAATAAACTAAAAGAAACAGTTGTTGCTCTTGGACTAGAAGTAGAAGCATTTGATGCTTGTATTGATGGTGACGTAGTAACACTAACGGGAATGGCAAAAAACCAAGAAACAAAAGAAAAAGTGATTCTTGTGGCTGGAAACAATGAAGGAATTGCTACCGTGGATGACCAAATGGAAGTAGAGATACAAGAACCTGAAGCTCAATTTCACACTGTGGAAAGAGGAGATACGCTCTCTAAAATTGCAAAAACATATTATGGAAATGCTATGAAATATCCTGCAATTTTTGAAGCTAACAAACCTATGTTAAAATCACCAGATTTGATTTACCCAGGTCAAGTTCTTAGAATTCCTGAGCTTTCATAA
- a CDS encoding ATP-binding protein, with the protein MSSDTTQRLAITSSLTIAAASLLFLLIFAFPVISRYPWVVVGGIFYITIIHYLLFIYGINRSIYNRIKQIYRKIKANESNIATKSINAIEVEVDEYNKKQEIEINKLKERENYRREFIGNISHELKTPIFNIQGFILTILDGALDDDPKLSQKYLKRANKSVERMIHIIRDLEQITNLEAGELEMSMGSYNVITIAKDVVEILEQKAEKKNIKIHFKNAYPQKIMVSCDKERIAQVLTNLVVNAIKYGKDDGEIIIDITEKGDKALIKISDNGIGIPEEHLKRIFERFYRVDKARTRTRGGSGLGLAIVKHIIDAHQQSIKVESEVDKGTSFLFTLNKTK; encoded by the coding sequence TTGAGTAGCGATACCACACAAAGACTAGCCATAACCAGTAGCTTAACTATTGCTGCAGCTAGTCTTCTATTTTTATTAATTTTTGCCTTCCCTGTTATCTCTAGGTATCCTTGGGTAGTAGTGGGTGGTATTTTTTATATTACCATTATCCATTATTTGTTATTTATCTATGGAATCAATCGATCTATTTATAATAGAATCAAGCAGATTTATAGAAAAATAAAAGCAAATGAATCTAATATTGCCACAAAATCAATCAATGCAATTGAAGTTGAAGTGGATGAATACAACAAAAAGCAAGAAATAGAGATTAATAAACTTAAAGAAAGAGAAAATTATAGAAGAGAATTTATCGGAAATATTTCTCATGAACTAAAAACACCTATTTTTAATATTCAAGGATTTATTCTAACGATCCTAGATGGTGCACTTGACGATGATCCAAAATTATCTCAAAAATACCTAAAACGTGCCAACAAAAGTGTGGAACGAATGATCCATATCATTAGAGATCTTGAACAAATAACCAACCTTGAAGCGGGAGAGCTCGAGATGTCTATGGGAAGTTATAATGTTATCACTATCGCAAAAGATGTGGTGGAAATATTAGAACAAAAAGCAGAGAAAAAGAATATTAAAATCCATTTTAAGAATGCTTATCCACAAAAAATAATGGTTTCTTGTGACAAAGAAAGAATTGCACAGGTATTGACAAATCTCGTTGTAAACGCCATAAAATATGGAAAAGATGACGGAGAAATTATTATTGATATCACAGAAAAAGGCGATAAGGCTCTTATAAAAATATCGGATAACGGAATCGGAATTCCCGAGGAACACCTTAAAAGAATTTTTGAAAGATTTTATAGAGTAGATAAAGCTAGAACAAGAACTAGAGGAGGTTCTGGACTTGGTTTAGCCATTGTAAAACATATAATAGATGCCCACCAACAAAGCATAAAAGTAGAAAGCGAGGTGGATAAAGGAACTAGTTTTTTATTCACTTTAAACAAAACAAAGTAG
- a CDS encoding aminotransferase class I/II-fold pyridoxal phosphate-dependent enzyme: MQKKTQLIRGVFKQTSYQEHRSPLFLNSSFTFNSAEESAQVFGGEKDAYIYSRFSNPNMTEWIDKLCILEEAETGLATPSGMAALQTIVFALLEQGDHIVASKAVFGNNKYVLEHILSKFGIHCTWVDIDQYSQWEKAIQPNTKLFFVETPSNPTLSLADLEQLSQLSKPREILLVVDNTFATPILQNPIKLGADIVLHSGTKYLDGQGRVLGGAILGEKKWIQLCFDYQRRTGVCISPFNAWILSHSIDTLELRIKEHCYNTEKIFYFLKKHPRVKDIFYPFDPDSKQYDLAKKQMKMGGGLIGFTIHGDLSDATKVLNSLNCFSLTANLGDIKSIATHPSSTTHAKLSKEEQLKQGINPNYIRLSVGIEGIDDLINDLKQALSKN; this comes from the coding sequence ATGCAAAAGAAAACCCAACTCATCAGAGGTGTTTTTAAACAAACTTCTTATCAAGAACATCGCTCTCCTTTGTTTCTTAATTCGAGCTTTACTTTTAATAGTGCAGAAGAGTCAGCTCAGGTTTTTGGCGGAGAAAAAGATGCATATATTTATTCCCGTTTTTCTAATCCTAATATGACCGAATGGATTGACAAACTGTGTATTCTAGAAGAAGCAGAGACTGGGTTAGCCACTCCATCTGGAATGGCAGCCTTACAAACTATCGTATTTGCACTTTTAGAACAAGGAGACCATATTGTAGCTTCAAAAGCTGTTTTCGGAAATAATAAATACGTTTTAGAACATATTTTATCCAAATTTGGAATCCATTGTACTTGGGTAGATATTGATCAATACAGCCAATGGGAAAAGGCCATTCAGCCAAATACCAAACTTTTCTTTGTAGAGACTCCTTCGAATCCCACATTGAGCTTAGCTGATTTAGAACAATTATCTCAGTTATCAAAACCAAGAGAAATTCTCTTAGTGGTGGATAACACTTTTGCCACGCCTATTTTACAAAATCCAATAAAACTAGGAGCAGATATTGTACTTCATTCTGGAACGAAATATCTTGATGGACAAGGCAGGGTACTTGGTGGTGCCATTCTTGGAGAAAAGAAATGGATTCAATTATGTTTTGACTATCAAAGAAGAACAGGAGTCTGTATATCTCCGTTCAATGCTTGGATTCTTTCACACAGTATAGATACTTTGGAGTTGAGAATAAAAGAACACTGCTATAATACCGAAAAAATATTCTATTTTCTAAAGAAACACCCGAGGGTAAAAGATATTTTCTATCCTTTTGACCCCGACTCTAAACAGTATGATTTAGCTAAGAAGCAAATGAAAATGGGTGGGGGACTTATAGGTTTTACTATTCATGGCGATTTATCAGATGCCACAAAAGTATTGAACTCATTGAATTGCTTCTCACTAACGGCTAATTTGGGTGATATAAAAAGCATCGCAACGCATCCTTCTTCTACAACACATGCTAAATTGAGCAAGGAAGAACAATTGAAACAAGGAATCAACCCTAACTATATTCGACTATCCGTTGGAATAGAAGGCATTGACGACCTTATTAATGATTTGAAGCAAGCGCTTTCTAAGAACTAA
- a CDS encoding OsmC family protein: MEIILNKKNSKFGFLLTDRENHLNIKASDFLEEGNKGFRPMQLLLGGIASCLSIDFLNILYKKRLQIEQWEVVVKGVREEELPKAFTEIQIAFNIKGTINQSVAEKALKLSKEKYCSVIHSLHPQIAISTSINIDK; this comes from the coding sequence ATGGAAATCATTCTCAACAAAAAAAACTCAAAATTTGGCTTTCTTCTTACCGATAGAGAAAATCATCTGAATATCAAAGCTTCAGATTTTCTAGAAGAAGGAAATAAAGGCTTTCGTCCTATGCAACTACTTTTGGGAGGAATAGCTTCTTGTCTTTCTATCGACTTTCTTAATATTCTATACAAAAAAAGACTTCAAATAGAACAGTGGGAAGTAGTCGTAAAAGGAGTTCGTGAAGAAGAACTTCCCAAAGCTTTTACTGAAATTCAAATAGCATTTAACATTAAAGGCACTATTAATCAATCAGTAGCTGAAAAAGCTTTGAAATTAAGTAAAGAAAAATACTGCTCGGTGATCCATTCTCTTCATCCACAAATTGCTATTTCAACAAGCATCAATATCGACAAATAA
- a CDS encoding aldehyde dehydrogenase family protein has protein sequence MNTFSSINPFNQALIYTEKSWEKEQIQQFLKQAPAAFKNWKNIAIQQRIEFLKSVQFKLQANQEEIAQWITLEMGKTITESQAEIQKCIGLFDYYFEIAETVLMTKELPQKNFKKAWVRHEALGCILGIMPWNFPLWQVFRFAIPALLAGNTILLKHAPNVSKCNRLIESLFSEIPHTIYTACFAEVEDIELIIQDSIIGGVSLTGSEKAGSAVASLAGKHIKKTLLELGGNDAFVLLPNTKNWKEAIEKAVFSRLLTAGQTCISTKRLLIPTTQETLVLEYLKELLSKISYQNPLEKSCSMGVLARKDLQENLLNQLNRLVGLGADIVFQQGKTEGNYFPPTLVKIDAKINQQFDEELFGPVLLFCTYEDKKEAIELVNDSSFGLGCAIWSSNEAAAISFSEKIEAGSIAINTIVQSNAYLPFGGIKKSGYGRELGEEALLEFVNKKVVYVGG, from the coding sequence ATGAATACTTTTAGCAGTATCAATCCTTTTAACCAAGCGCTTATTTACACAGAAAAAAGCTGGGAAAAAGAACAGATTCAACAATTTTTAAAACAAGCGCCCGCCGCTTTTAAAAATTGGAAAAATATTGCTATTCAGCAAAGAATTGAATTTCTCAAAAGCGTGCAATTTAAACTTCAAGCAAATCAAGAGGAAATTGCCCAGTGGATTACCTTAGAAATGGGTAAAACCATTACCGAATCTCAAGCCGAAATTCAAAAATGCATTGGTCTTTTTGATTATTATTTTGAAATTGCAGAAACGGTATTAATGACTAAAGAACTCCCCCAAAAGAACTTTAAAAAAGCTTGGGTACGCCATGAGGCTTTGGGTTGTATTTTGGGAATTATGCCTTGGAATTTCCCTTTGTGGCAAGTATTCCGATTTGCTATTCCCGCCTTACTCGCAGGAAATACCATTCTCTTAAAACACGCTCCCAATGTGAGTAAATGCAACCGTCTTATCGAGTCTTTATTTTCTGAAATTCCCCACACAATTTATACTGCTTGCTTTGCTGAGGTAGAAGATATTGAACTTATTATTCAGGATTCCATTATCGGTGGTGTTTCTTTAACAGGTTCTGAAAAAGCAGGCTCGGCTGTGGCATCTTTAGCAGGAAAACATATCAAGAAAACTTTATTAGAGCTAGGCGGAAATGATGCTTTTGTTTTACTTCCAAATACAAAAAACTGGAAAGAAGCTATAGAAAAAGCGGTTTTTTCGAGACTACTTACTGCAGGTCAAACCTGTATTTCTACCAAAAGACTCTTGATTCCTACAACTCAAGAAACCCTTGTTTTGGAGTATCTAAAAGAACTTTTATCCAAAATATCTTATCAAAATCCTTTAGAAAAAAGCTGCTCTATGGGAGTTTTGGCAAGAAAAGACCTTCAAGAAAATTTACTAAACCAATTAAATAGACTAGTAGGTTTAGGTGCGGATATTGTTTTTCAGCAAGGAAAAACCGAAGGAAATTATTTTCCGCCCACATTAGTGAAAATTGACGCAAAAATCAACCAACAATTTGATGAAGAGCTTTTCGGTCCTGTATTACTCTTTTGTACCTACGAAGACAAAAAAGAAGCTATTGAGCTTGTAAATGATTCTAGTTTTGGGCTAGGTTGTGCTATTTGGTCTTCAAATGAAGCCGCCGCCATTTCTTTTAGCGAAAAAATAGAGGCAGGTTCTATCGCCATAAACACCATTGTTCAGTCCAATGCTTATTTACCCTTCGGAGGGATAAAAAAGAGTGGTTACGGCAGAGAACTTGGGGAAGAAGCCTTGCTAGAATTTGTGAACAAAAAAGTGGTTTATGTGGGGGGGTAA
- the hemB gene encoding porphobilinogen synthase, producing the protein MRLVDIRPRRLRANKAIRSMVQENHLRVTDFIMPVFVVEGTGIQEEISSMPGYFRYSLDLLLPHIEEAFGYGIRSVLVFVKVSDALKDNEGKEALNPEGLMPRTISAIKKACPEMFVMSDVALDPYSSFGHDGIVSEGEILNEETVEVLAEMSVVHAEAGVDMVAPSDMMDGRIEEIRDALDDAEFDNVGIMSYTVKYASCFYGPFRDALDSAPGFGDKKTYQMNPANAEVGLRELKLDLEEGADIVMVKPGMPYLDMVYRIKEQSNVPVSVYQVSGEYSMIKAASEKGWLNYEDTVLESLIAFKRAGADLIATYFAFEMAKKMSEK; encoded by the coding sequence ATGAGACTAGTAGATATCCGCCCTAGGAGACTGAGAGCTAATAAAGCCATAAGAAGTATGGTTCAAGAAAATCACTTGAGAGTTACAGACTTCATTATGCCTGTTTTTGTAGTTGAAGGAACAGGAATTCAAGAAGAAATATCATCTATGCCAGGATATTTTCGTTATTCGTTGGATTTACTATTGCCACATATAGAAGAAGCCTTTGGTTATGGAATCCGTTCTGTTTTGGTTTTTGTAAAAGTATCCGATGCATTGAAAGACAACGAGGGGAAGGAAGCGCTAAATCCGGAAGGATTGATGCCTAGAACTATTTCTGCAATAAAAAAGGCTTGTCCAGAGATGTTCGTTATGTCTGATGTGGCATTAGATCCTTATTCTAGTTTTGGTCATGATGGAATTGTATCTGAAGGAGAAATTTTGAATGAAGAAACGGTAGAAGTTTTGGCAGAAATGTCTGTAGTTCATGCCGAAGCAGGAGTAGATATGGTGGCTCCATCAGATATGATGGATGGAAGAATAGAGGAAATTCGAGATGCTTTGGATGATGCCGAGTTTGACAATGTAGGAATTATGTCCTATACGGTAAAGTATGCCTCTTGTTTTTATGGTCCTTTTAGAGATGCTTTAGATTCTGCTCCAGGTTTTGGAGATAAAAAAACTTACCAAATGAACCCTGCTAATGCAGAAGTAGGGTTAAGAGAATTGAAACTAGACCTAGAAGAAGGAGCTGATATTGTGATGGTAAAGCCAGGTATGCCTTATTTAGATATGGTGTATAGAATAAAAGAACAATCCAATGTTCCTGTTTCTGTGTATCAAGTTTCAGGTGAATACTCTATGATAAAAGCAGCTTCAGAAAAAGGATGGTTGAATTATGAAGATACTGTTTTAGAAAGCTTAATAGCCTTTAAAAGAGCTGGAGCTGATTTAATTGCTACTTATTTTGCTTTTGAAATGGCTAAGAAAATGAGTGAGAAATAG
- a CDS encoding response regulator transcription factor, with the protein MSNSKYKILVVDDDPDIIEIISYNLEKEGFQVATANNGKGAIDMVKKDKPHLIILDVMMPGMDGVETCETLRSSSKNDNIIIAFLTARGEDYSQIAGFDAGADDYITKPIKPKVLISRIKALLRRKGSIQQEDNSLIIDIKDLKIDREQYLVFKGSKQIELPRKEFELLLLMASKPGKVFNREEIFSNIWGHDVVVGGRTIDVHIRKLREKIGDGYIKTIKGIGYKFDI; encoded by the coding sequence ATGAGTAATTCAAAATACAAGATTCTTGTAGTAGATGATGATCCAGATATCATTGAAATCATTAGCTACAACCTAGAGAAAGAGGGCTTTCAGGTTGCCACTGCAAATAATGGAAAAGGTGCCATTGATATGGTAAAAAAAGATAAGCCTCATTTAATCATCCTCGATGTGATGATGCCAGGAATGGACGGGGTAGAGACTTGTGAAACTCTAAGATCGAGCTCCAAAAATGACAATATTATCATTGCTTTTTTGACGGCACGTGGTGAAGATTATTCACAAATTGCTGGTTTTGATGCGGGCGCAGATGACTATATCACAAAACCCATTAAACCTAAAGTACTTATATCAAGAATAAAAGCACTACTTAGGAGAAAAGGAAGTATCCAACAAGAAGATAATAGCCTTATTATTGATATCAAAGATCTCAAAATAGATAGAGAACAATATCTTGTTTTTAAAGGAAGTAAACAAATTGAATTACCAAGAAAAGAATTTGAGTTACTTTTGTTAATGGCTTCAAAACCAGGAAAAGTATTTAATAGAGAAGAAATTTTCTCAAATATCTGGGGACATGACGTGGTTGTGGGAGGAAGAACCATTGATGTTCATATCAGAAAACTAAGAGAAAAAATTGGTGATGGATACATCAAAACTATTAAAGGAATTGGTTATAAATTTGATATCTAA